The genomic window GTGGCCTTCACGGCCGGCACGAGTATGTTGGCGAAAATGACGTCCACCCAGTAATTCGAAGCGTTGGTCGTGGCCGTCGGGAAGCCGCTGCTACCCACCCGATACACGCCGTTACCGCCGGAGGCCGGCGAGGACACCGCGTGGAGCACTCCCGTGTTCGTCGGAGACGTCGCGAAGTACCCGCTGCTGAGGGCATAGCCCCCGGAAGGGGCGTAGTACGAGGCGACGTAGATAGCCCCGGCCGCGATCTCGACCGGCTGGGAGAAGATGGCCTGCTGCCACCCGGAGCCGGTCTCGCCCGTGAACGTCAGGGTGGCCAGGAGATTGCCCGAAGCGTCCCACAGGTGGCCGACATGATTGCTGTACGCAGACGACCCCTTGTAGAAGCGCAGGCCCGTCACCCATCCGGCAATGTCCGACGTGAATTTCACGCCCAGCTCATATGCGGTAGGGTCGCTGAACCAGGTCACCGCGGGAAGGGTCGCCGATCCCCAGAGCGACGCGTTGACGACCGTGGAAGTCGTCGTGAACGCCCAGGAGACGGGGCTCATCGCATTGCCGGCAGGATCGATCGCATTCGCGACCGTGAGAGTGTAAGTCGTCGAAGGCTCGAGTGCCCCATCGGGGATGAAGCTGACTATCCGACCCGACGCGTCGGAGGTCACGTGCCCCGTCGCGTACAGGCCGTCCGGGCTCCGGAGCAGGAACTGCGCGGTACCGGATAGGATGGGCTCGCTGAATGTCACCGAGATCGAGGATCCCGAGGTGGGGACGTTCGTGCCCCCGCCCGCGGGTGCGTAGGTCGTCACCGTTGGGGGAGTCTTGTCGATCGAGATCGAGATCGGGGCCGAGGTGGTCGCGTTGCCCGCCAGATCTCGAGCGACCGCAGTAAGCGTGTGCGTACCGTCCTGCACTCCGGAGGTATTCCAGGCCAACCGATAGGGGGCGGACGTGACGAAGGGGCCGATGTTGACCCCGTCGAGCTGGAATTGCACGCCGGCCAAGCCCATATTGTCAGCAGCGACGGCGTTCGTGACGATCGCCCCGCTGACCAGCCCTCCGTAGGGGGTCGTGATGCTGACCGTGGGCGGGGTCGTGTCGGCGGCATTGGACACGGTGACGGACACATTGCCGAGCCTCGTGGAGTTGCCAGCCGAGTCCTCTACGATGGCCGAGATCACGTACGTCCCGTTGGGCACCTTTCGCGTATCCCACGCCAGCGTGTAAGGTGCCGTCGCGACCAGGCTCCCGAGATACGACCCGTTGAGCAGGAACTGGACCCCGGCGACTCTCACGTTGTCGGCCGCGGTGACGTTGAGGGTCGTGACTCCGGAGACCGTCGATCCGTCGGACGGCCCGGTCAACGCTCCTGTCGGTGGGGTCGTCTCCGCCGTCCCCCCGATCGGCGTGCTCATGTCGCTCAGGATCTCCCCGGCATTCAGCGGGCGGCTGTAGATCCGGACCTGATCGATGAGCCCCTGGAAGTACTCGCCCCAGACCGAATTGCCGCCGATGCGGAGGGCGCCGGTAGAGGTCACGATGGGGCCGCTGACGGCTTGATCGCTGACGAGGTTCCCGTTGACGTAGAGGAGCAGATCGGAGCCGTCGAAGGTCGCGGTCAGGAAGCTCCACGCGTTCACGGGCAAACCGGCGGAGCCGGCGGATTCCCGGTCGGCACCGTTCACGTAGGCATGAGCGCTCGGGGAACCGCTTTGGTTGGTCGCATAGAGCGAGTACGCGAGGTTGCCCGATTGCTCCTTGAGCAAGATGGTCTGATTATTCGAACTCGCCGCGGCCGGCTTCACCCAGGCCTCGAGGGTCATGCCGCTCGTCAGGTTGAGCGAGCTGGACGAGTTGATCGTGACCCAACTATCCGCCCCGTCGAACGAGAGGGCGGAGCCGAACAACCCCGTCGTCCAGGTCGTGTTGGAGGCCGTCCCGTTGTTGCCTTTGCCAGAGAGGTCGTGGATCGTCGACCCGGTCCCTTCATCGAAGGTGTACTCGGCGACGAGGTCCGTCGTGGAAGTCGGCTGCAAGACGCCCTTGATTATCACGCCGGCCGAAGGGATCTCGAGGTTGGCGCTGTCGTCGACGGCGCGACTCTTGATCACGATCGGGCCCGGCTGCGTCACGGTGAATGTATAGCTCCAGTTCTCCCGGCCCGTCGCGGGATGCCACGTCAGGCCGCCGTCCGTCGAGACCTCCACGCCGCCGACCACCCCGCCGCCGGAGTCGGCGGCGGTGCCCGAGACGGTGATGGTCGACCCGACCGTGACGCTCGAGTTCTGGAGCGGTGCCGTGATGATCGAGGTCGGGGCGGAAACGTCCGTGCTGGCCGATGCCCTCAGCAGGCCGGCCTGCAGGGTGTACGGCTGGGAATACATGTCGGCCAGGAGATTCACCGTCGCCTGCTGGATGTCCAGGCTCGGAGCTACGGTCCCGATGTTGTTGTTGCCGTCCAGGCCCCAGGACCACTGGATCGTGCCCGCGCCGAAGACCAGCGCCCCGCTCGCGGCTCTATAGAGGGTGATCGAATGGGTCCCGGTACCAGGGCCGACGACGGCACCAGACTGGACGATCACGTGGCTTGTCGTCGAGAAGGTGGTCGACGACATGTCTATCAGCCCCGCAGGCCGGAAGCCGTTATCCAGGTCTTCGTCGACCTCGTAGCCGACGATGTACTGGCCCAGCGTGGCGACTTGGCCGGCCTGCAGGTCGGCGACGCTCGTGTTCCGCCAGAAGCGCAGATCGGCGTCCGTCGCCGGGACATTCAGGCTGATCCCGAGGTCAACATTGGTCCGGTCATTCATGTAGATCGTGCCGCTGAGCGCGTTCTCGGGCTTGCCCGCGTCGGCGGGGTCGCCGAACCGGATATCTCGCCAGGTCGGGGTGGCGATCCAGGTCGGTGACTGGTCCATCGGGTCGATCGCCTGATTGACCTGCGATTCCTTGTACGTGACCACCGTTCGGTTCGGTGTCGCGTCGGGACTGATGCTGGGCGCCCACCGCGTCTTCCAGAAAACCTCGTTGCCGCTGAAGAAGGCGAGATTGACGCCCGCGTCCCGGGCAGCCTCGACGCTATCCCGCTGCTCGGCGGACCAGTACTCGTCGTGGCCGACCGACATGAACACCTTGTGATTGAGGATCAGATTGCCGCGGGTGGCCGTGTCGAGATCGGTCGTGTAGCTTACGTCGTAACCGTTCGCCTCCAGCCAGCGGACCATCGGGTACTCGGCGTGGAGCGGCGAATTATAATCGCCGAGCCCGCCGGGCACTGCGCTCACCGTGAGTGGCCTATTATAGCTCACGGCCAGGGCGTGCTGTCGGTATTGGAGGTCCGGGTTGTCGCCGTCGTAGACGTAAAGGCTTTTGCCGGTCGCCGAATTCGTCCCATCCCAGGCGTTGTAGGCTTCCCAGGTGCTGTCAGAGGTTTGGAAGAGGATATCGGACGTGCTGGCATCGTCCCGGACCACGAAGAAGATCTGGCTGGCCCCGCCCGTGTCGTCCCGCCTCACGTCCGCGAAATATATCCCGGAGGTGGCATCCGCAGGGACGCTCCAGGAGGCAGAGACCGACCAGTTCCCCGCATCGACCAGTCCGGTCGCATAGTCCGTGAGCGGGGCGGGTTGGACCTGCTTCAGGACGGCGGAGGAAGGCACGGTGGCCACTAGCCTCGCCCCGTTGCCCTGGTAATAGCCCATCCGGTAGATCTCAAGGTGATACGAGGCGCCGGACGGGTCGTTGACCTTGAAGTAGACCGTCTCGCCCTGGTCGACGCTGATGGCTGTCGTGAACCCTTGAATGGACGAGTCGCCTGCGCCGGCCACGCTCCACTGGCTGGAAGGCGTGCCCTGCAGCAAGTTCTCGGCCACGATCGGATTGGTTGACAGCAGGGGCCTGCCTTCCAGGATCTCCATATTAAGCTGCGGATTGCGCGCGCATGATCTCGACCGGCGATTTCGAGGAGCGGATCGACGACCGCTTACAGTATTGTTGTCAGACATTGTGATCCACCCTCATGGAAGCCAAGAACAGGCACGAGCCGATGTTTGGCCAGGAGCCTTCGCGACACGAAGCAAGATTAACCAAGCGGCGTGGCCCATCGCGAACAGGCGACCGCGACCCAACTGCGAGGAGCCGTCATCGAGCAGCGACCGCGGGCATCCGGGCGGTCGAACGAACTATTCCAACGAGCCAGCGGGCGAGCATAGTTGCACGACCCTGGAGATCCGCCTCCCCGAGATCGAGACGCTCCTGAGCGTTGAATTCGTCGGGAAGGATAACGGCCAGCCCGCGCAGTGCCGCTTCCGGTTGATGCCCTGCTTGAATCGCGCGGCGAGCGGGCGAGGCCGTATGAATACTCTTCTCGAACTCACCCATCATTCAGATACAATTACCCGTCAACATCGTGAGGTGGATCCGGGGTTCTTTCAGGCAGCCCCGAGGGGCGAGACCGGGACAGGGTCGGTCCCGCGCCTGAACTTTGGCCAAAGTCGTCCGCCCAGCCCAATCCAGGAACCAGCTTTGGCCGCGAGCGAAACGCCCGCCCGAAACGCCTCGCCCGACTCAAGGCCATGCACGATCGATTCGCGACCCGTGATGTAGATGGCGCGAATGACGTGCCATGTGACACGAGCGAGCTCATGGCAGGACACATCGCCGTCTGGGAGCATCTTCGCGTGTCCGCGCTTACCCCAGTAGATGCGAGAGAAGAACCAGCGGCGTCGAAGGCGGTCGGGGGGAACGCGGTGCGCGACCAGCGCTGTGGGTTCATAAAGCAACTCCCCTCCCGCGGCGACGATCCGGCCGAGCAGTTCTGCCTCCTCGCTGCTAAGCAGGCACCCGCCGACCCGGCCTAGGTCGATGCGGAAGCCGCCCACGCGAGCGATCCAGTCCTTGCGGATGCAGAGATTCAGGCCGTACAATTCGTCCGCCTGGGCCGACCTCCGCCGCATCCCCAGGTCTACCTTCGTGAGCAATCCCTCGCTCGCCTCGTCGAGCCAAGGCGGGCGGGCGGTCGGATAGGCCAGCAGGGCGCGGCCGCCGACGGCCGCCGCGTCCGTCTGCGCGAATACAGCATCAATCTTCTCGAGCCATCCAGGCTCAACATCGACGTCATCGTCCAGGAAGCCGATGATTTCGTAGGTTGCCTCGGCGATCGCGCGATTGCGTGCGACACTGAGGCCGAGTTGCGACTCGCGGATGTAGCGGAGCTTGCCACCGAAATGAGGCGCCAGAGCCCGGACGACCTCCGGGCTCCCGTCGGTGCTCGCGTTGTCTATGACCAGGATCTCGTAATCCCCGGTGCTCGTCCGCAGCTGAGACAGGCTCGAAAGTGTGAGCTCCAGCTCACCCGCCCGGTTGTGAGTCGCGATGGCGATGGAGACGCCCATGAGAGAACATTCCCCGTGCGTGTATCAGCTGTCGCACTTCAGGCACTCAGGCCCCCCAGGCCCATTCCGCGGGCTCGTGATAGACCCCGAACTCTGTGTTCAACATGTCGTGCGACACGTGAAAATTCTTTCCGATCTGGGCGCAGTGGAGCCGCTGGTAGTCGTGATCCCAGATGAGCAAACCGATGGAATAGAGATCGGCAACCAGCTTGATGCGGGGCGTGATAAGCTCGATGACACCGTGCCCATCGATAGTCCCGGTCGCAAAACCATCCATGCGAGTGTTATAATTACAGCATGCCACATTGTCCGAGCGGATGAAGCTCACATTGAAGTTCGGGTTTTTGACCAGCTCTCTCGCCGTGTAATGCAGTCTCAGCCGCATCCGCTCCCCATGCTGGAACAGCGTGCAAGGACGACCGTCCTCGTTCAGGAGCTCGAACTCGCGGATATAGACCGGGCACTGAGTCGGGTCGCTTCCGACGATTCCCGTGGCCCAACCCGCGACATCGAGGCGGCTCTCTCTCTCGTACTCCTCGATAACCCCGTCCGTCGCACCATCGGATACGACCCTGCCCTCCGAGAGGAAGATGGCCCGATCGCACATAGCCTTGATGGAGAACATGTTATGCGAAACGAAGAGCAGGGTCGTATTCCGCCGTTTGAGTCGCTTCGCATGGTCCAGGCATTTCCGCTGGAAAGCCAGATCGCCTACCGAAAGGACTTCGTCAATCAGAAGGATGTCGGGCTCCATGTGCGCGGCCACCGAGAACGCGAGCTTCACGTACATGCCGCTCGAGTATCGCTTCACCGGCGTATCGATGAATTTCCCGATCTCCGAGAATTCCACGATCGCGTCATATTTCCTCATGATCTCCTTGCGAGGCATGCCCAGGATTGCGCCATTGAGGAAAATGTTCTCGCGGCCCGTGAGCTCCGGGTGAAATCCTGTGCCGACCTCGAGGAGGCTGCCGAGCCTCCCCTCCAGCGTCACACCGCCCTCGGTCGGCTCAGTGATCTGACTGAGAATCTTCAAGAGGGTCGACTTCCCGGCGCCGTTTCGGCCTATAATGCCGATCGCCTCGCCGGGCTGGACCTCGAACGATACGTCCCGCAGCGCCCAGTGTTCGGTAGTCCCCCCGTCGTTCAACCGACCTGATCGACCGAGACGAGAGACCCGCTTCAACCGGGCGCCGATCACTTCCGTGATCGACTCTCGCAGCGTCCTGTAACGTCCCTTCTGCTGCTCTCCGAGGCGGTAGAATTTCGACAGGCCGTCAACCGTGATCGCGTGATTCATGAATCTTTTCTCGGTTAATGCATAATAGCCGCTCGGTAACGGCCTTTGCCGCGGCCTAGCGGATGTCGGGCACAGCCTCAGGACAGCGCCGGCGCCACTCTCGAGCCACCTCTACCGCCTTGACGGATTCCCCTGAACACGCGACTCAACTTCGACCAAGCTCTAGGACCCATGCGCTGCTTCCATCTCATTCGTGTCCATTCGGGGCGAGCCGCAATGCCCGGGAAGAAATCGCTGGCGAGATTGAGGAAGCGTTGACACTCCGACGCCTCGCCGCGATCGAACAACTTGTGTGCTTGCCAGAAGGCGCTCCAGCCGAGTCCCTCGTATGCGAGGCGATGGAGACGGTCGGCCTCCGCCAAGGTTTGTCCCTTGTCATGGAAGATCGAATCAAACGCTGCCTTGCGTCCGAAGAGATCGCTCGCTGTCACCGTGAGGTCCATCGAAGGGGATTTTTCATAGTAGGAATCGCTCATATTGTTCCCGTGGACTCGATAGAAGGCCTGCGGCGCATGGATCTCTCCCACGTCGCATCGGGCGGCAAATCGCATCCACATCTCCATATCGGCCGTATGCGGGAGTTCCGTCCGGTATCCCCCGAGTTCCGTCTGCAGCCGTGTCCGCACCATGGCCTCCGGAGAAGTGATCCTGTTGCTCCCCTCCCGGCAGAGCGACTCGATCCACTCCATGCCGGGGATCACGGTGTATCCGTCGTTCGACACCCCGATCTCCGCCAAGGCCCGCTCATTGCCGGATCGGAACCAGATCACCCGGCCGTAGACAAGCCCGACATCGGGATTGGCGTCCATCAGGCGCGATGCCCGGAGCAACGCGCCTTCAATAAGGAGATCATCGGCGGAGAGCAGCACGTTGTAGTCGCCCGAGACCCACTCCAAGCCCTCGTTGTACGTGGCGATATGCCCCTGGTTCACCTCGTGGCGGCGGAACTCAACACGTCGATCCTCGAAAGCGAGCGCCGCGGCAACCTGGGGAGTGTCATCGCCCGAGCAGTCATCGATGATGAGCACGCGCAGGTCGACGGGCTGGCTCAGTACGCTCTCGACGCACTCGCGAAGAAACCTGCCGTAGTTGTAACAAGGGACGATCACATCGACTCGGGACATTTGGATTTCTCTCTCCCAAGGAATGTCGGACGAGACGAGGTGATCCGGGAACGCAATGAGGTTGCTCACATGGCCGGGCCGAAACATTCGTCTCTCAACCTTCCCGTTTCAGCGGCCTGGCCGGGTTGCCGACGAGAGTTGCACCGCACTCCACCTCGCGAGTAACGACAGAACCCATGCCGATGAGACTGCCTGCACCGACGTGA from Aquisphaera giovannonii includes these protein-coding regions:
- a CDS encoding glycosyltransferase family 2 protein, with protein sequence MGVSIAIATHNRAGELELTLSSLSQLRTSTGDYEILVIDNASTDGSPEVVRALAPHFGGKLRYIRESQLGLSVARNRAIAEATYEIIGFLDDDVDVEPGWLEKIDAVFAQTDAAAVGGRALLAYPTARPPWLDEASEGLLTKVDLGMRRRSAQADELYGLNLCIRKDWIARVGGFRIDLGRVGGCLLSSEEAELLGRIVAAGGELLYEPTALVAHRVPPDRLRRRWFFSRIYWGKRGHAKMLPDGDVSCHELARVTWHVIRAIYITGRESIVHGLESGEAFRAGVSLAAKAGSWIGLGGRLWPKFRRGTDPVPVSPLGAA
- a CDS encoding ABC transporter ATP-binding protein produces the protein MNHAITVDGLSKFYRLGEQQKGRYRTLRESITEVIGARLKRVSRLGRSGRLNDGGTTEHWALRDVSFEVQPGEAIGIIGRNGAGKSTLLKILSQITEPTEGGVTLEGRLGSLLEVGTGFHPELTGRENIFLNGAILGMPRKEIMRKYDAIVEFSEIGKFIDTPVKRYSSGMYVKLAFSVAAHMEPDILLIDEVLSVGDLAFQRKCLDHAKRLKRRNTTLLFVSHNMFSIKAMCDRAIFLSEGRVVSDGATDGVIEEYERESRLDVAGWATGIVGSDPTQCPVYIREFELLNEDGRPCTLFQHGERMRLRLHYTARELVKNPNFNVSFIRSDNVACCNYNTRMDGFATGTIDGHGVIELITPRIKLVADLYSIGLLIWDHDYQRLHCAQIGKNFHVSHDMLNTEFGVYHEPAEWAWGA
- a CDS encoding glycosyltransferase family 2 protein encodes the protein MFRPGHVSNLIAFPDHLVSSDIPWEREIQMSRVDVIVPCYNYGRFLRECVESVLSQPVDLRVLIIDDCSGDDTPQVAAALAFEDRRVEFRRHEVNQGHIATYNEGLEWVSGDYNVLLSADDLLIEGALLRASRLMDANPDVGLVYGRVIWFRSGNERALAEIGVSNDGYTVIPGMEWIESLCREGSNRITSPEAMVRTRLQTELGGYRTELPHTADMEMWMRFAARCDVGEIHAPQAFYRVHGNNMSDSYYEKSPSMDLTVTASDLFGRKAAFDSIFHDKGQTLAEADRLHRLAYEGLGWSAFWQAHKLFDRGEASECQRFLNLASDFFPGIAARPEWTRMRWKQRMGPRAWSKLSRVFRGIRQGGRGGSRVAPALS